The region CATTTCGGGGTTCGCGTTCCAGGTGATTTACAACGTGTCGATGTCGGCCGGTCTGGCGCCGGTCAAGGGGATTACGCTGCCGCTCATGAGCTACGGCGGCTCCTCGCTCATCGCCACACTTGCCGGTTTCGGTCTCATCCTGAATGTCCGGATGAGGCGCTTCACGAATTAGGCGGATCAACATGCTGTACATCCTCATGGCGCTGATCCGCGGCTGGAGTCCAGGTAATGAACAAGGAGATGATCATCTCCTCGGGCGCGCACGACACGCGCGTGGCGATTCTCGAGGACGATCAGGTCGTCGAGATCTTCATCGAGCGCGAGAATCAGCGCGGCGTGGTCGGCAACATCTACAAGGGCCGCGTGTCCAAGGTCCTCCCGGGCATGCAGTCGTCGTTCGTCGACATCGGGCTCGAGCGGGACGCGTTTCTCTACGTCACTGAAGTCGTCAACACCGTCGAGGAGTTCGAGAAGCTCGCCGGTGACGAGGAGGACTCCGACTCCCTTCGCGCTGACGGTGACGCGAACCTCGTCGGGACCGCGCCCGACCCGCTTCGCGCCGAGGGGGCGGGACCCGAGCAAAGTCCCGCGCCGGCCAAGACGCCCGAGCGGCGAGGCCGCGACCGTGACCGCGATCGGGACAAGGAGCCGCCGCAGGCCAAAATCGAGGACCTTCTCAAGGAAGGGCAGGAAGTCCTCGTCCAGGTCGTCAAGGAGCCGCTCGGCACCAAGGGCGCGCGGCTGACGTCCCACGTCACGATGCCGGGGCGCTTCCTGGTCTTCATGCCGACCGTCGATCACGTCGGCGTGTCGCGCAAGATCGAGTCGCGCGAGGAGCGCAGCCGGCTGCGCGGCATCGTCCGGCAGTTCCGCGAGCAGCACGGCTTCACCGGCGGCGTGATCATCCGCACCGCGGCCGCCGGACGCTCCGAGGCCGACATCGTCAGCGACCTGTCGTACTTCCACGAGATCTGGACGCAGGTGCGCAGCAAGATGGAGAACCGCCGTCCGCCGGCGGTGCTGTTCCAGGAGCAGAGCCTCGTCACCAAGCTCCTGCGCGACATGCTGACCGACGACTACACCGCCATCCGGCTGGACGACGAGGCCGAGTACCGCCGGGTGACGCAGCTGGTCGAGCGGATCATGCCGTCGCTGCTGCCGCGGGTGAAGCTCTACACCAAGGACTACCCGATCTTCGAGGAATACGGCATCCAGGCGGAGATCGACAAGGCGCTCCGCCCCAAGGTGTGGCTGAAATCGGGCGGCTACCTGGTGATCAATCCGACCGAGGCGCTGGTCGCGATCGACGTCAACACCGGCCGCTACGTCGGCAAGAAGTCCAGCGGCCGGCTCGAAGACACCATCGTCAAGACCAACCTGGAAGCGGTGAAGGAAATCGTCCGGCAGATCCGGCTGCGCGATCTCGGCGGCATCATCGTGCTCGACCTGATCGACATGGAGGAGAAGAAGAACCGGCAGCGGGTCTTCCAGGAGGTCGAGAAGGAGCTGCGCAAGGATCGCTCGCCGTCCAAGGCGCTGCAGGTGTCGGATTTCGGCCTGGTGATCGTCACGCGCAAGCGCGTGAAGCAGAGCCTCGAGCGTCAGCTCACCGAGCCCTGCCCGTATTGCTCCGGGTCAGGCTCGATCAAGTCGAGCGCGACGATCTGCTTCGAGATCCTGACCGAGCTGAAGAAGGTGGGGCAGGACCTCGACGGACACGGCGTGCTGCTGCGGGTGAACCCGGACATCGCCCGGGCGCTGAAGGAAGAGGAGAGCGCGGTGCTGCGCGAACTGCAGCAGGTGCTCGGCCGGCCCGTGACGATCCGCCCGGATGCACACCTGCATCACGAACAGTTCGATGTCATGGCTATTTAGGAGAGTCGCTTCGCTCCCTGTAGGGCAGAGGGCAGAGGGCTGAGGGCAGGGAAGAGAGTCGCTTCGCTCCCTGTCGGGCGGAGGGCTCAGGGCAGGGAAGCGAGTCGCTTTGCTCCCTGTCGGGCAAGGGGGCTGGAAGAGGGTCGCTTCGCTCCCAGTCGGGCAGAGGGCTCAGGGCAGGGAAGCGAGTCGCTTTGCTCCCTGTCGGGCGGAGGGAAGGAAGAGAGTCGCTTCGCTCCCTGTCGGGCATTGGGCCGAACTCTCCGCCCGACGGCGAGCG is a window of Vicinamibacterales bacterium DNA encoding:
- a CDS encoding Rne/Rng family ribonuclease, with amino-acid sequence MNKEMIISSGAHDTRVAILEDDQVVEIFIERENQRGVVGNIYKGRVSKVLPGMQSSFVDIGLERDAFLYVTEVVNTVEEFEKLAGDEEDSDSLRADGDANLVGTAPDPLRAEGAGPEQSPAPAKTPERRGRDRDRDRDKEPPQAKIEDLLKEGQEVLVQVVKEPLGTKGARLTSHVTMPGRFLVFMPTVDHVGVSRKIESREERSRLRGIVRQFREQHGFTGGVIIRTAAAGRSEADIVSDLSYFHEIWTQVRSKMENRRPPAVLFQEQSLVTKLLRDMLTDDYTAIRLDDEAEYRRVTQLVERIMPSLLPRVKLYTKDYPIFEEYGIQAEIDKALRPKVWLKSGGYLVINPTEALVAIDVNTGRYVGKKSSGRLEDTIVKTNLEAVKEIVRQIRLRDLGGIIVLDLIDMEEKKNRQRVFQEVEKELRKDRSPSKALQVSDFGLVIVTRKRVKQSLERQLTEPCPYCSGSGSIKSSATICFEILTELKKVGQDLDGHGVLLRVNPDIARALKEEESAVLRELQQVLGRPVTIRPDAHLHHEQFDVMAI